One window of Podarcis raffonei isolate rPodRaf1 chromosome 15, rPodRaf1.pri, whole genome shotgun sequence genomic DNA carries:
- the NOS2 gene encoding nitric oxide synthase, inducible, whose protein sequence is MNPKGLVRGPRNRLTPGDELLPQAIEFINLFYKSFKEPRIEKHLARLETVAQEIETTGTYQMTGEELIFATKQAWRNAPRCIGRIQWSNLKVFDARSCTTAKEMFQHICRHLEYSTNGGNIRSAITVFPQRTDGMHDFRIWNSQLIRYAGYPMPDGSIVGDPANVEFTQLCIQLGWKPKYGRFDVVPLILQADGQDPELFELPPELVLEVSMEHPTYEWFKELDLKWYAVPAVSNMLLECGGLEFTACPFNGWYMGTEIGVRDFCDAQRYNILQDVGRRMGLETNKLSSLWKDKAVIEVNVAVLHSFQKQNVTIMDHHSAAESFMKYMQNEYRIRGGCPADWVWLVPPISGSITPVFHQEMLNYILSPFYYYQVEAWKTHVWKDEGRKPRKREIRFRIWARAVLFASSLMRRATAGRIKATVLYATETGRSETLARNLGDLFNCAFNTRTLQNTLLSMKQLSNRFRYTVFGLGSSMYPEFCAFARTIYQKLQQLGASPLTPMGEGDELNGQEEAFRMWALNTFKIACKMFAIRENHKILVPKAYTCNSTWDPENFRTVYDSRLLDLGKALGDVHGKNIIPMKLKFRQNLQSSKSSRATILIKLSCERNQEVEYLPGDHLGIVPGNCKVLVDGIIARITDAPPPDEIIRLERRSDRGYWTADSKFPACTLSQALTHFLDITTPPSQQLLRILSQLAKEESEKERLDLLSHNLEEYNKWKFYNGPTFLEVLQEFPSAEVSTSFLLSQLPLLKPRYYSISSSQDQEPGELHLTVAVVTYRTRDGEGPVHHGVCSTWLNTVDLEETIPCFVRSADGFRLPKDPREPCILIGPGTGIAPFRSFWQQRLYDLEKKGIKGRSMILLFGCRHASLDHLYKDEMEEMRRKGILQDVYTAYSREPGYPKVYVQDLLQKKLESDVCRLLHREAGHLYVCGDVRMARDVAKTLREIFARNLGLTEQHAEDYCFQLKRQKRYHEDIFGAVFPHENQRELEEMKLDISNWRPQPQLKF, encoded by the exons ATGAACCCCAAAGGTTTGGTCAGAGGTCCCCGCAACAGGCTCACCCCGGGAGATGAATTATTACCTCAAGCAATAGAGTTCATCAACCTGTTTTACAAATCCTTCAAAGA GCCCAGAATAGAAAAGCACCTCGCACGCCTTGAAACTGTGGCCCAAGAGATAGAAACAACAGGAACCTACCAGATGACTGGGGAAGAGCTCATCTTTGCCACCAAGCAGGCCTGGAGAAATGCTCCCAGGTGCATTGGGAGAATCCAGTGGTCCAATTTAAAG GTCTTTGATGCCCGCAGCTGTACAACTGCCAAGGAGATGTTTCAGCACATCTGCCGCCATTTGGAGTATTCCACCAACGGAGGGAATATAAG ATCTGCCATCACTGTCTTTCCCCAGAGGACGGATGGGATGCATGACTTCCGGATATGGAACAGCCAACTCATCCGATACGCTGGGTACCCAATGCCAGATGGCTCCATTGTGGGCGACCCAGCCAATGTGGAGTTCACACAG CTGTGCATCCAGCTTGGTTGGAAGCCCAAGTATGGCCGCTTTGATGTGGTTCCACTGATCCTCCAAGCCGATGGCCAAGACCCGGAACTGTTTGAGCTGCCGCCAGAGCTTGTCCTTGAAGTATCTATGGAACATCCCAC aTACGAATGGTTTAAAGAACTGGACCTGAAATGGTACGCCGTTCCTGCCGTCTCAAACATGCTCCTTGAGTGTGGAGGACTGGAGTTCACAGCTTGCCCTTTCAATGGTTGGTACATGGGGACCGAGATCGGGGTACGAGACTTCTGCGACGCACAGCGCTACAATATCCTTCAG GATGTAGGGAGGCGGAtgggcctggaaacaaacaaGCTCTCTTCCCTGTGGAAAGACAAAGCTGTGATAGAAGTAAATGTGGCCGTGCTGCATAGCTTTCAG AAACAAAATGTCACCATCATGGACCACCATTCTGCTGCTGAGTCGTTCATGAAATACATGCAGAACGAGTACCGGATTCGAGGAGGGTGCCCAGCTGACTGGGTTTGGCTGGTGCCTCCCATCTCAGGCAGCATTACACCTGTGTTCCACCAGGAGATGCTGAACTACATCCTTTCCCCTTTCTATTATTACCAG GTAGAAGCATGGAAAACGCACGTCTGGAAAGACGAGGGGCGCAAGCCACGGAAAAGAGAGATAAGATTCCGAATCTGGGCCAG GGCTGTGCTTTTTGCATCGTCGCTCATGCGGAGAGCCACAGCGGGTAGGATCAAAGCGACTGTCCTGTACGCAACGGAAACAGGAAGATCAGAAACGCTGGCCCGGAACCTTGGTGACCTCTTCAACTGTGCTTTCAACACCCGG ACGCTGCAGAACACGCTGCTGTCTATGAAACAACTGAGCAACAGATTCAG ATACACTGTCTTTGGCTTGGGTTCAAGCATGTATCCAGAGTTCTGTGCCTTTGCTCGCACCATTTACCAAAAGCTCCAGCAGCTGGGGGCATCGCCTCTCACCCCGATGGGCGAAGGAGACGAACTCAACGGACAGGAAGAAGCTTTCCGGATGTGGGCACTCAATACCTTCAAG attgccTGCAAAATGTTTGCTATCCGTGAAAACCACAAGATCTTGGTTCCGAAAGCATATACGTGTAATTCAACCTGGGATCCAGAGAATTTTAGGACTGTGTATGACTCTCGGCTTCTGGACTTGGGGAAAG CACTTGGTGACGTCCATGGGAAGAACATCATTCCAATGAAACTAAAGTTTCGGCAGAACCTGCAAAGTTCAAAGTCCAG TCGAGCGACTATCTTAATTAAGCTTTCCTGTGAGAGAAATCAGGAAGTCGAGTATCTCCCTGGAGATCATCTCGGGATCGTCCCTGGCAACTGCAAAGTTCTCGTGGATGGCATCATCGCCCGAATCACAGATGCTCCTCCGCCGGATGAGATCATTAGACTGGAAAGGCGCAGCGATC GTGGCTACTGGACGGCGGACAGCAAGTTCCCAGCCTGCACCCTCTCCCAAGCCTTGACTCATTTCCTGGATATCACGACTCCGCCTTCCCAACAGTTGCTTCGGATCCTTTCTCAGCTGGCAAAAGAAGAGAGCGAGAAGGAGAGGCTGGACCTCTTATCTCAT AACTTGGAGGAGTACAACAAGTGGAAGTTTTACAATGGCCCCACCTTCCTGGAGGTGTTGCAGGAGTTTCCGTCGGCCGAGGTCTCAACCTCTTTCTTGCTGTCGCAGTTGCCTTTGCTGAAACCCAGGTATTACTCCATCAGTTCCTCGCAGGACCAGGAGCCCGGAGAACTCCACCTGACGGTCGCCGTGGTCACCTACAGGACCAGAG ATGGAGAAGGTCCGGTGCATCATGGAGTCTGCAGCACTTGGCTGAACACTGTCGACCTAGAGGAGACCATCCCCTGTTTTGTACGCAG TGCTGATGGCTTCCGGCTTCCAAAAGACCCACGCGAACCGTGCATCCTGATTGGGCCAGGCACAGGAATCGCCCCGTTCAGAAGCTTCTGGCAACAGCGCCTCTATGATTTGGAAAAGAAAG GGATCAAAGGGAGGAGTATGATCCTGTTATTTGGCTGCCGACACGCCAGCCTGGATCACCTCTACAAAGACGAAATGGAAGAAATGAGAAGGAAAGGGATCCTCCAGGATGTCTACACAGCTTACTCCAGAGAGCCTGGCTATCCCAAA GTTTACGTCCAAGACCTTCTTCAGAAAAAGCTGGAGTCCGACGTGTGCAGGCTCTTGCACAGAGAGGCGGGCCACCTCTATGTTTGTGGGGACGTCCGTATGGCCAGAGACGTCGCTAAGACGTTAAGGGAGATATTTGCCAGGAATCTGGGCCTGACGGAGCAGCATGCCGAAGATTACTGCTTTCAGCTGAAG AGGCAGAAACGATACCACGAGGACATATTTGGGGCTGTGTTTCCCCACGAGAACCAAAGAGAACTGGAAGAAATGAAACTTGACATCAGCAACTGGAGACCTCAACCTCAACTGAAATTTTAG